The following are encoded together in the Lathyrus oleraceus cultivar Zhongwan6 chromosome 3, CAAS_Psat_ZW6_1.0, whole genome shotgun sequence genome:
- the LOC127131446 gene encoding uncharacterized protein LOC127131446 yields the protein MVNRNQNADDIIRQVRHDNVATDNNLAAIVERIMVRNRVNFGLRRTNYTSPLAEYILQAEAPLRTKIPKFTKFVRDTTESTVKHVVRYLIEDEDMSHNESLRMKFFPSSLTKNAFTWFTTLPQNSIHTWNQLEGMFHEQFYMWKTKISLKELASVRRKFTEPIDDYLNKFRLLKARCFTQILEHELVKMSAGGLDYSIRKKLNTQYSRDMAQLADKVRQLERLKEEKARENKGKRVAYVDFRNDDEGSCHEISDFDDNEIDLAELTQGPPYACKVLAPSNGKNPVETKKSEKFPKKTYTFDVTKCDEIFDSLVKDGQMIVPPGAKVPPLEQRKKRGFCKYHGFLGHKTSQYFLFRDLVQNAIEEGTLKFGDKT from the coding sequence ATGGTGAATAGAAACCAAAATGCTGATGACATCATACGTCAAGTTCGACATGACAATGTGGCAACAGATAATAACCTAGCAGCTATAGTCGAAAGAATCATGGTTCGAAACAGGGTAAATTTTGGCCTTAGAAGGACAAATTATACGTCGCCTTTAGCAGAGTATATCTTACAAGCAGAAGCACCCCTCAGGAccaaaatccccaaattcaccAAGTTTGTTAGGGATACTACTGAGTCTACTGTTAAGCATGTGGTGAGATATTTAATCGAGGATGAAGATATGTCACATAATGAGAGCCTTAGGATGAAATTTTTTCCAAGTTCTCTCACAAAGAATGCTTTCACATGGTTCACAACCTTGCCCCAAAATTCGATCCACACTTGGAACCAACTGGAAGGAATGTTCCATGAGCAATTTTACATGTGGAAAACGAAGATAAGTTTGAAAGAGTTGGCTAGTGTCCGAAGAAAGTTCACTgagccaattgatgactatctGAACAAATTTCGACTACTCAAAGCCAGGTGTTTTACGCAAATACTAGAGCATGAACTGGTCAAAATGTCTGCTGGGGGACTTGACTATTCGATTAGAAAGAAATTAAATACTCAGTACTCAAGGGATATGGCCCAATTGGCTGACAAAGTTCGACAGTTAGAACGTTTAAAGGAAGAAAAGGCTAGGGAGAATAAAGGTAAAAGGGTAGCCTATGTCGATTTCAGGAATGATGACGAAGGTTCATGTCATGAAATTTCAGACTTCGATGATAATGAGATCGACCTTGCTGAATTGACACAAGGGCCACCATATGCGTGTAAAGTTTTAGCCCCTTCGAACGGGAAAAATCCTGTCGAAACTAAAAAGAGTGAGAAATTTCCTAAGAAAACATATACGTTCGACGTTACAAAATGTGACGAAATTTTTGACTCACTAGTCAAAGATGGTCAAATGATAGTACCTCCGGGTGCTAAAGTACCCCCTTTAGAGCAAAGAAAGAAAAGAGGGTTTTGCAAATACCATGGTTTTTTGGGTCATAAAACGTCTCAATattttcttttcagggatcttgtgcaGAATGCCATCGAGGAAGGAACACTCAAGTTCGGAGACAAAACATAG